A single region of the Pseudalkalibacillus berkeleyi genome encodes:
- a CDS encoding NfeD family protein — MELLGYTMEAIYLYTLIIGGSLTFLYILLSDILEGVFEGLSETYFNPTLVLSFVTLLSGTGYILEKITGLNSVFILITAIVSALLLVTLLNVFVLIPLSSAESSNTYSIEDLQGRVGKVIISIPADGFGEVLISGNSGNIAKSAISLDHQPIPEGTEILVIEIQDGVLHVTPYENASLNI, encoded by the coding sequence ATGGAGCTGCTTGGTTATACAATGGAAGCCATCTATCTCTACACACTGATTATCGGAGGTAGCTTAACATTCCTATACATCTTGTTGAGTGACATACTGGAAGGTGTTTTCGAAGGGCTTTCGGAAACATATTTTAATCCAACGCTCGTGTTATCCTTTGTCACTTTGTTAAGTGGAACAGGATATATTTTAGAGAAAATCACGGGTTTGAATAGTGTATTCATTTTAATCACGGCTATTGTTTCAGCGTTACTCCTTGTTACATTGCTAAATGTATTTGTACTAATACCCTTATCGTCTGCAGAATCCTCAAATACGTACTCAATTGAAGATCTTCAAGGTCGAGTTGGTAAAGTGATTATCTCTATCCCTGCAGATGGGTTTGGTGAGGTCTTAATTTCAGGAAACAGTGGGAATATCGCAAAATCGGCGATCAGTCTTGATCACCAACCCATCCCAGAAGGCACAGAAATACTGGTCATAGAAATACAAGACGGTGTGTTGCACGTAACGCCGTATGAAAATGCATCTTTAAACATCTAA
- a CDS encoding PspA/IM30 family protein, whose translation MFELFKRVKTVVNSEVNSLIDKAEDPIKMVEQYLREMGSDIQEAEKATAKMMAEEKLLKMKWEEAESMVMKREEQAVQALQDQNEDLAKRALEDKIKIQEEAEQLQSLYLDASKTATDLKLKLTEMKSEYRDMELKKASLKSRAQSAKARTNINRSMSSHNSEGSKQGFKRMEEKVLRYEAEAETSEDLNASSRTLDDELTQMSTKTKMDEELERLKEKIAQQTKATNE comes from the coding sequence ATGTTTGAACTTTTCAAAAGGGTTAAGACAGTTGTCAATTCGGAAGTAAACAGTCTAATTGATAAGGCAGAAGATCCAATCAAAATGGTAGAACAATATTTACGTGAAATGGGCTCAGATATTCAAGAGGCCGAGAAAGCTACCGCAAAAATGATGGCAGAAGAAAAGCTCTTGAAAATGAAGTGGGAAGAAGCGGAATCGATGGTCATGAAACGAGAAGAACAAGCTGTGCAAGCGCTTCAAGATCAAAATGAGGATCTCGCTAAACGAGCATTGGAAGATAAGATAAAAATCCAAGAGGAAGCGGAACAGCTTCAATCTCTTTACTTGGATGCTTCGAAAACAGCGACTGACCTTAAGCTGAAACTCACAGAAATGAAATCAGAATACAGAGATATGGAATTGAAGAAAGCCTCACTAAAATCACGTGCACAATCAGCGAAGGCGAGAACGAATATTAACCGTTCCATGTCCTCACATAACAGTGAAGGATCAAAGCAAGGTTTCAAGCGAATGGAAGAGAAGGTGCTTCGCTATGAAGCAGAAGCGGAAACAAGTGAAGACTTGAATGCTTCAAGTAGGACGCTTGATGATGAATTAACGCAAATGTCTACGAAAACAAAGATGGACGAAGAATTAGAACGGTTGAAAGAAAAAATCGCTCAACAAACAAAAGCGACTAATGAGTAG
- a CDS encoding Ger(x)C family spore germination protein: MTKGLIRMVYVGMCLLLLSGCVPRKSIEDVSLIQVVGYDYEGEDLIRGTAVVPYFSHLEKSEQMNEETLTTVAHSTKQIHTELSAKTSKPITIGTLKVVLYSSELASKGVGSTLESMSRDPRIGRNIFLAITEGKTEEILQAGIGKSQTTSKFITNMIDHNAKSNLPRTSLHDFLYAYYGEGIDGYTPFLKLNDNEELELDGIAFFKDGTYVYKIPFEKSFVFTLLKENFQEATQEIKFDGDYIVIESIGSKVKIIMQGDKDNPKFLIKVMMTGMINDAPTIKYQLDPPMIQKIEQTVKKYNEREAKKLIKSFQEHNIDPLGLGACLRQRVRGFNEKDWEKMYPEIPVEVEVDMKILEVGTTT, translated from the coding sequence ATGACCAAAGGATTAATCAGAATGGTTTATGTAGGTATGTGCTTACTATTACTCTCAGGGTGTGTTCCTAGAAAAAGCATTGAGGATGTCTCCTTGATCCAAGTGGTCGGTTATGATTACGAGGGTGAGGATCTGATCAGGGGAACGGCAGTTGTTCCTTATTTTTCTCACCTGGAGAAAAGTGAACAAATGAACGAAGAGACATTGACAACGGTTGCTCATTCTACCAAACAAATTCATACGGAGCTTAGTGCGAAAACGTCTAAACCCATAACAATCGGGACACTTAAGGTTGTCCTTTATAGTTCTGAATTAGCATCCAAAGGTGTCGGCTCCACACTTGAAAGTATGTCAAGGGATCCTAGGATAGGAAGAAACATATTTTTAGCTATAACTGAGGGTAAGACTGAAGAAATACTTCAAGCTGGAATTGGAAAAAGTCAAACGACTAGTAAATTCATTACAAATATGATTGACCATAATGCGAAGTCGAATTTACCTCGAACAAGTTTACATGATTTTTTATATGCTTATTACGGAGAAGGTATCGACGGATACACTCCTTTTTTAAAACTGAATGATAATGAAGAGCTAGAACTAGACGGGATTGCTTTCTTCAAGGATGGTACATATGTATATAAAATTCCATTTGAAAAAAGCTTTGTTTTCACATTACTGAAAGAGAACTTTCAAGAAGCTACTCAGGAAATCAAATTTGATGGAGACTATATTGTAATTGAAAGTATTGGTTCAAAAGTCAAAATAATTATGCAGGGGGATAAAGATAATCCCAAATTCTTAATAAAAGTAATGATGACAGGAATGATCAATGACGCTCCGACGATCAAATACCAACTTGATCCGCCAATGATCCAAAAGATAGAGCAGACTGTCAAAAAATATAATGAAAGAGAGGCGAAGAAATTAATCAAAAGCTTTCAGGAGCATAATATCGATCCACTCGGATTAGGCGCATGCCTCCGCCAACGAGTAAGAGGTTTTAATGAAAAAGATTGGGAGAAGATGTATCCAGAAATCCCTGTAGAAGTTGAAGTGGATATGAAAATACTAGAGGTAGGGACAACCACTTAA
- a CDS encoding GerAB/ArcD/ProY family transporter yields MNKLPHQHSVPTSSMVPPQMAFFLISSMIVGVGVLGFERYIVLDAGYDAWISVLLGGLWVHGLVWIMYKLLKDGGGDLVSIHHSLFGKVVGNMLSFIFSIYLLILCITVLRTFIELIQLWVFQQLNVWIFSTLFILIAYYFICGGFRTVTGICFISMIIGLPLLLLKFYPLQYSHVQNLYPVIQASIPDILKATRTMSLTYLGFEVLLIYYPFFKKPEESQRWAHYGLMFTILVYLGTVITSFIYYSEGQLKHLIWSTISLWKIVEFPFIARFEYFGIALYVFVILPNICLSLWASSRTLKLTLNLRQNRILIAYMVMIVVACGLMKDRTSVEWLNGIVGDTGFYFTSVYIPILFLIQRVVNKARNRK; encoded by the coding sequence ATGAATAAATTGCCACATCAACATTCCGTGCCAACATCTTCTATGGTACCGCCACAAATGGCATTCTTCCTAATATCTTCGATGATTGTTGGCGTAGGTGTTCTAGGATTTGAACGCTATATCGTTTTGGATGCTGGATATGATGCATGGATATCTGTATTGCTTGGAGGGCTTTGGGTTCACGGATTGGTTTGGATCATGTACAAATTATTAAAGGATGGTGGAGGGGACTTAGTAAGTATACATCATTCCTTATTTGGTAAAGTCGTTGGTAATATGCTGAGTTTTATATTTAGCATCTATCTATTAATTCTATGTATCACTGTTTTAAGGACATTTATTGAACTGATACAATTATGGGTTTTCCAACAGCTCAATGTATGGATATTCAGCACTTTATTCATATTGATTGCTTATTATTTCATATGTGGAGGGTTTCGTACCGTTACAGGGATCTGCTTTATCAGCATGATTATAGGCTTGCCATTGCTTTTATTGAAATTTTATCCACTTCAATATTCTCATGTGCAGAATCTTTATCCTGTCATCCAAGCTTCGATACCAGATATTTTAAAAGCAACAAGGACAATGTCATTAACTTATTTAGGATTTGAGGTACTCCTAATTTACTATCCTTTTTTTAAAAAGCCCGAAGAATCCCAAAGGTGGGCCCACTATGGACTCATGTTTACGATTCTTGTTTATTTAGGCACTGTCATTACATCGTTCATTTATTACAGTGAAGGGCAATTGAAACATCTCATATGGTCAACGATATCTTTATGGAAGATTGTAGAGTTCCCATTCATTGCTCGTTTTGAATACTTCGGGATAGCATTATATGTTTTTGTAATCTTACCAAACATTTGTCTAAGCTTATGGGCTTCTAGCCGTACCTTGAAACTGACATTGAATTTACGTCAGAATCGCATTTTGATTGCGTATATGGTTATGATCGTCGTTGCATGTGGTCTAATGAAAGATCGTACTTCAGTTGAATGGTTAAATGGGATCGTTGGAGATACAGGGTTTTATTTTACATCAGTCTATATTCCAATTCTCTTTCTCATACAGAGGGTTGTTAATAAAGCGAGGAATAGAAAATGA
- a CDS encoding spore germination protein: protein MRSKWRKSYRKSKQTTEPKESESLQELLSPFKNSKDFVQYELTGVTNCTISYIKTIVEPKILSETILEDIKDQQMTSLEEIKNQVSVQNQVITEDADLILQNILSGFIMIQLEESDERVLLIPAVSAETRKVSIPEVEFSVVGPKEAFVESLDTNINLIRKRLPLPELTVEEIVIGKLTKTRVSTIYIEGIANKENINTVKQRLEQIEFDEIIDSSYISQMISDNSHSPFPQLLDTERPDRVAGALAEGKIIILVDGSPHALSGPNTLIEFFSASDDYYLNWVLASALRIIRLFAVLFSVIATPLYVAILTYHHEMIPEDLMATIITSRADIPFPPILEVIILELAIELLREAGARLPIKVGQTIGIVGGIVIGTAAVEAGLTSNVLLIIVALSALASFTTPVYQIANAIRLIRFPFLIGAQWWGLIGVAMVMSIFLCHIIRLQSLGRPFFAPIYPLRISGLKDAFFRFPFNKQTIRPLQTRPEDPVRFNAKRTNEKRDIDE from the coding sequence ATGAGGTCGAAGTGGAGGAAAAGTTATCGGAAGTCCAAGCAAACTACCGAACCAAAAGAAAGTGAGTCGTTACAAGAACTCCTTTCTCCATTTAAGAATTCTAAGGATTTCGTACAGTACGAGCTTACTGGAGTAACAAATTGTACCATCAGCTATATCAAAACAATTGTCGAGCCTAAGATTCTATCAGAAACGATACTTGAAGACATCAAAGATCAACAGATGACATCTTTAGAAGAAATAAAGAATCAGGTATCTGTACAAAATCAAGTCATTACTGAAGACGCAGATTTGATTCTGCAAAATATATTAAGTGGATTCATCATGATACAACTTGAGGAAAGTGATGAGAGAGTATTGCTCATACCTGCTGTGTCCGCAGAAACACGTAAAGTAAGTATTCCAGAGGTTGAATTCAGTGTAGTGGGTCCTAAGGAAGCATTCGTGGAATCCTTAGATACGAATATTAATCTTATAAGAAAACGCCTCCCTTTGCCAGAGTTAACAGTAGAGGAAATCGTTATCGGAAAACTGACGAAAACGAGAGTATCTACTATTTATATTGAAGGCATAGCTAACAAAGAGAACATTAATACTGTTAAACAGCGACTAGAGCAAATTGAATTTGATGAGATTATTGATAGTTCCTATATTTCACAAATGATCTCTGATAATTCTCATTCACCATTTCCGCAATTATTAGATACTGAGCGACCCGACCGTGTAGCGGGGGCCCTTGCAGAAGGGAAAATTATCATTCTTGTAGACGGTTCCCCCCATGCATTATCGGGACCTAATACATTAATAGAATTCTTCTCTGCTTCGGATGATTACTATTTGAACTGGGTGCTGGCTTCGGCGTTAAGAATCATACGTCTTTTTGCTGTCCTCTTTTCAGTTATAGCAACACCACTTTATGTAGCTATTTTAACGTATCATCATGAAATGATTCCTGAAGACTTGATGGCGACGATTATCACATCAAGAGCCGATATACCCTTTCCCCCTATATTAGAGGTGATTATTTTAGAGCTGGCTATTGAATTACTAAGAGAAGCTGGTGCAAGACTACCTATTAAAGTAGGACAGACAATCGGTATCGTTGGAGGTATTGTTATTGGAACTGCAGCGGTTGAAGCTGGACTCACAAGTAACGTGTTATTAATTATTGTGGCTTTATCTGCTTTAGCATCTTTTACGACCCCTGTTTATCAGATTGCAAACGCTATCCGCTTGATTCGATTTCCATTTTTAATCGGTGCTCAGTGGTGGGGGTTAATTGGTGTTGCTATGGTCATGAGTATATTTTTGTGCCACATTATACGACTACAATCATTGGGAAGACCTTTCTTTGCCCCTATATATCCATTGAGGATCAGCGGCTTGAAAGACGCTTTTTTCCGTTTCCCCTTTAACAAGCAAACAATCAGACCATTGCAGACTCGACCTGAAGATCCTGTCCGATTTAATGCTAAGCGTACCAATGAGAAGAGGGATATAGATGAATAA
- a CDS encoding PAS domain-containing sensor histidine kinase, with translation MELTEKRVSELESELKLLKTEKQKLLEELSHVEEVLHHVDCVLFKFIRRADERFEYTFLSGRTAKHNNILVDEIVGKTPEDLFDKEIAAYLNLKYKQAYDGEKVTLEVTYESAIYSVVLLPRKLNGLTIEVVGTATDISEKKQMEDEIVSTERKFQAIFEEALDAILLFDHTGVPIDANPAASHLLGFSIDEIKRAEHFKILDPEIRERIPDSLKKLLELGKITGESRVTNKDGSVRYVEHVTKANILPNVHLTILRDITGRKKMEESIRKSETLHVVGELAAGIGHEIRNPMTSLKGFIQLLKEDLVHFDYYDVIMCEFQRIDAIIAEFMILSKPQAIEMKEASIENILEQAVLHMETQAGVKNIQIHLQMEENLPHIICEKNQLKQVFINLIKNGIESMEDEQNIYININSQEDSIIVEIKDEGCGIPPNILEKIGEPFYTTKDKGTGLGLMISYKIIQNHHGTVDVKSIEGKGTTFTITLPIYQSGTS, from the coding sequence GTGGAGCTAACAGAAAAAAGGGTGTCCGAACTAGAATCGGAGTTGAAGCTTTTGAAAACAGAGAAACAGAAGCTTCTAGAAGAATTGTCACATGTAGAAGAAGTATTGCACCACGTTGATTGTGTTTTGTTCAAATTCATTCGGAGAGCGGATGAGAGGTTTGAATACACATTTCTCAGTGGTAGAACAGCTAAGCATAATAATATCTTGGTAGACGAAATTGTTGGCAAAACTCCTGAGGACCTTTTTGATAAAGAAATTGCTGCTTATCTTAATCTTAAATACAAACAAGCTTATGATGGCGAAAAAGTAACATTAGAAGTCACATATGAAAGTGCCATATATTCAGTTGTTTTATTACCAAGAAAGCTTAATGGACTAACCATTGAAGTCGTCGGAACGGCAACGGACATTTCTGAGAAAAAGCAAATGGAAGATGAAATCGTATCAACCGAAAGGAAATTCCAGGCCATTTTTGAAGAAGCTCTTGATGCGATTCTACTTTTTGACCACACAGGTGTTCCAATTGATGCGAATCCAGCTGCTAGTCATCTACTTGGCTTCTCAATTGATGAGATCAAACGCGCAGAACACTTTAAAATATTAGACCCAGAAATAAGAGAACGAATTCCAGATTCTTTAAAGAAGTTGCTTGAACTTGGCAAAATAACGGGCGAATCAAGAGTTACGAATAAAGATGGATCGGTCAGGTACGTGGAACATGTGACAAAGGCGAATATTTTACCGAATGTCCATCTCACTATTTTACGAGATATTACCGGAAGAAAGAAAATGGAAGAGTCGATAAGGAAGTCAGAAACGTTACACGTCGTCGGAGAACTTGCAGCAGGAATCGGTCATGAAATAAGAAACCCAATGACCTCATTAAAAGGTTTTATACAACTATTAAAAGAAGATCTCGTACACTTTGACTACTACGATGTAATCATGTGTGAATTTCAACGTATAGATGCGATTATTGCAGAATTTATGATCTTATCAAAACCCCAAGCAATTGAAATGAAAGAAGCTTCTATAGAAAATATTTTAGAACAAGCCGTTCTTCATATGGAAACACAAGCTGGTGTGAAAAATATACAAATCCATTTACAAATGGAAGAAAACCTTCCCCATATCATATGCGAGAAGAATCAATTGAAACAAGTATTCATCAATTTGATCAAAAATGGGATAGAGTCGATGGAGGACGAACAAAATATCTATATCAATATTAATTCTCAGGAAGACTCGATCATAGTAGAAATAAAAGATGAAGGATGCGGAATTCCTCCCAATATACTTGAAAAAATTGGAGAACCGTTCTATACAACAAAGGATAAAGGAACAGGTCTTGGATTAATGATTAGTTATAAAATTATCCAAAATCATCATGGCACGGTAGATGTTAAAAGTATAGAAGGAAAGGGAACTACTTTCACGATCACATTGCCCATCTATCAATCAGGTACCTCTTAA
- a CDS encoding undecaprenyldiphospho-muramoylpentapeptide beta-N-acetylglucosaminyltransferase translates to MKRILLTGGGSTGHVAVNLALIPHLKRNNWEIHYIGSHNGIERELIEPLEDVQYYPISTGKLRRYFDVNNFKDPFKVIKGIGQAYRILRKVKPDIVFSKGGFVSVPVMLASKLNRTPSITHESDMSPGLANKISMPFASKICVTFPETLKHLPEDKGVLLGSIVREELHEGTRRKGLHFCDFTETKPVILVMGGSQGAKHVNETIRKLAPKLTQKYQIVHLCGKGKVDDSMNIRGYRQFEYVKEELPDILAMTDLVVTRAGSNSIYEFLDLEIPMILIPLPLSQSRGDQIQNAESFEKQGFAEVIQEDDLTEEGLEDLIEKTYENRSKYRKNMQRSEQSNPLEKLYGLLEEYSRR, encoded by the coding sequence ATGAAACGTATTTTGTTAACAGGTGGTGGGTCTACAGGTCACGTTGCGGTGAACCTTGCCCTCATTCCACATTTGAAACGTAATAATTGGGAGATTCATTATATTGGATCTCATAACGGCATAGAGCGCGAGTTAATTGAACCACTTGAAGATGTTCAATACTATCCGATTTCTACTGGAAAGCTCCGTCGTTATTTTGATGTGAACAATTTTAAAGATCCGTTTAAAGTGATTAAGGGGATCGGTCAAGCATATCGTATTTTACGTAAAGTGAAGCCTGACATCGTCTTTTCTAAAGGTGGATTTGTCTCCGTACCCGTTATGCTCGCATCTAAATTGAATCGCACACCTTCAATCACACACGAATCAGATATGAGTCCAGGTCTAGCTAACAAAATTTCGATGCCTTTCGCGTCGAAAATCTGTGTGACGTTCCCCGAAACGCTAAAGCACTTACCTGAAGATAAAGGGGTATTGTTAGGGTCCATTGTACGTGAAGAATTACATGAAGGAACAAGAAGAAAAGGACTCCACTTTTGTGACTTTACTGAGACCAAGCCTGTTATTCTGGTTATGGGTGGTAGCCAAGGTGCAAAGCACGTCAACGAAACCATTCGGAAACTTGCGCCGAAATTGACACAGAAGTATCAAATTGTACATTTATGCGGTAAAGGTAAAGTGGATGATAGTATGAATATTCGTGGATACAGACAGTTTGAATATGTTAAGGAAGAGCTGCCTGATATTTTGGCGATGACTGATCTTGTTGTAACACGGGCTGGCTCAAACTCGATTTATGAGTTCCTAGACTTAGAAATTCCAATGATCCTGATTCCTCTCCCACTCAGCCAAAGTCGTGGAGATCAAATCCAAAATGCTGAGTCCTTTGAAAAGCAAGGATTTGCAGAAGTCATTCAAGAGGATGATCTAACTGAGGAAGGTTTGGAAGACTTAATTGAAAAAACGTATGAAAATCGATCCAAATATCGCAAAAACATGCAGCGAAGTGAACAAAGTAACCCGCTAGAGAAGCTTTATGGCCTTTTGGAAGAATATAGCCGGAGATAA
- a CDS encoding ATP-binding cassette domain-containing protein has protein sequence MESLIEVKNLSKYFQRGKEVEKALEGVSFNVYRGETLGIVGESGSGKTTLGRSLMCLYNTDFGEIYFNDMSLKSMNAEQLRSIKKEFQMIFQNPYESLSPRLKIGEIIEEPLTIQKLGAKKERKQLVLEMIQKVGLSKDCYDKTIHEFSGGQRQRVAIARALVMKPKLVIADEPVSALDVSVQAQILNLLKELQREYNLTMIFISHDLNVVHHMSDRVGVLRHGHLLEIAPKDEIYNNPVHPYTQSLLASIPKTDPNARKRGAAIHVPPRSQHPPHLLHIGNEHYVAANVIEIIKYEVTDRLAVRG, from the coding sequence ATGGAGTCGTTAATCGAAGTGAAGAATCTATCAAAATATTTTCAAAGAGGTAAAGAGGTTGAGAAAGCTTTAGAAGGGGTATCTTTTAACGTTTACCGCGGAGAGACACTTGGTATTGTTGGAGAGTCTGGCTCTGGAAAGACGACACTTGGACGGTCTTTAATGTGTTTATATAATACGGATTTTGGAGAGATTTACTTCAATGATATGAGTTTGAAAAGTATGAATGCGGAGCAGTTGCGATCGATCAAAAAAGAGTTTCAAATGATTTTTCAGAATCCTTATGAGTCATTGAGTCCACGTTTGAAAATAGGTGAGATAATAGAAGAACCACTTACCATCCAGAAGCTTGGAGCGAAAAAGGAACGAAAGCAGCTTGTATTAGAGATGATTCAGAAAGTGGGATTATCAAAGGATTGTTATGATAAGACCATTCACGAATTTTCTGGTGGGCAACGTCAAAGGGTTGCAATTGCAAGGGCATTGGTGATGAAACCGAAATTGGTTATTGCAGATGAGCCAGTATCTGCACTAGACGTGTCGGTTCAAGCTCAAATATTGAATCTATTAAAGGAATTACAAAGAGAGTATAACCTTACGATGATTTTCATTTCTCATGACTTGAATGTTGTTCATCATATGAGTGACAGGGTTGGTGTTTTGAGACATGGACATTTGTTAGAAATCGCTCCAAAAGATGAAATATATAATAATCCTGTACACCCCTATACACAATCTTTACTTGCTTCTATCCCTAAGACTGATCCAAATGCAAGAAAACGCGGTGCTGCTATTCACGTACCACCACGGTCACAGCATCCACCCCACTTATTACATATAGGAAATGAGCATTATGTAGCAGCTAATGTTATTGAAATAATAAAGTATGAAGTCACAGATCGTCTCGCAGTTCGTGGATAA
- a CDS encoding ABC transporter ATP-binding protein, with the protein MTLLNVSHLGVSFYSKGKKATKAINDIHFTVNKGETVALIGESGSGKSVTSLAIMDLLPENGRVDSGKVLFNDQNLHDLSKKEIQNIRGKQISMIFQDAMVSLNPTIKIGKQIADILRFHSIVEKRQLTQEVLRLLSIVGFLNPLDVYHQYPGKLSGGMKQRALIAMAISCKPALIIADEPTTALDVTIQKQILDLLNEYKEQTNTSILLITHDFGIVAENADRVIVMYNGEIVESADVFTLFNNPIHSYTKGLMNSIPKIKEPKAFLTTIRDSEMENQYYGGRQFAPNRFISHVEYDQRESRLIEVDPGHFVRFFTN; encoded by the coding sequence ATGACCTTGTTGAACGTAAGTCATTTAGGTGTTTCATTTTATTCTAAAGGTAAAAAGGCGACGAAGGCGATCAATGACATTCATTTTACAGTGAATAAAGGTGAAACGGTTGCATTGATTGGAGAGTCTGGATCAGGAAAGAGTGTGACCTCACTAGCAATTATGGACTTATTACCAGAGAACGGTAGGGTGGATAGCGGTAAAGTTTTATTCAATGATCAGAACCTTCATGATTTGTCTAAAAAAGAAATCCAGAACATTAGAGGTAAACAAATATCGATGATTTTCCAAGACGCTATGGTGTCATTAAATCCGACTATAAAAATAGGGAAACAAATTGCAGATATATTGCGTTTCCATTCAATAGTAGAAAAGAGACAATTGACCCAAGAAGTATTAAGGCTGTTATCAATAGTAGGTTTCTTAAACCCACTAGATGTATATCATCAATATCCTGGCAAATTATCAGGCGGTATGAAACAAAGAGCGTTGATTGCAATGGCGATATCATGTAAGCCAGCACTGATTATTGCAGACGAACCTACTACTGCCCTTGATGTAACTATACAGAAACAAATCCTAGACTTATTAAATGAGTATAAGGAACAGACAAACACTTCCATCTTATTGATCACACATGATTTTGGAATAGTTGCGGAAAATGCAGATCGAGTTATAGTCATGTATAACGGAGAGATTGTGGAATCCGCAGATGTTTTCACACTCTTTAACAATCCGATACATTCGTATACAAAAGGATTGATGAACAGTATTCCGAAAATCAAAGAACCAAAAGCATTCCTGACAACAATCAGAGATAGTGAAATGGAAAACCAATATTATGGAGGCAGGCAGTTTGCTCCAAACCGTTTTATTTCACATGTAGAGTATGATCAGAGAGAAAGTAGACTAATTGAAGTGGATCCTGGACACTTTGTGCGTTTCTTCACAAATTAA